The genomic region GGCCACCTTCCAGCCCACAAAACTATCAAACATACCTATCACCCATGTATTGACCCCAACCATCCAGAAGGAGCCAGATAAGGATCCGGTGAAAGAGGGCGTACACATGCAATGTACGCAGGGAGCCAGGACGCTGGTTTCCACAGTAGGACAGCAGGACGCAGATTGGAGAGTACCATACATAAATTGGCTAAGGGATGGGACACTCCCTGAAGACAGAAAGGAAGCACAAAGTTTCAGGATAAAAGCCTCCAGGTATATCATGATTGATAACATTCTCTTCAGAAAGTCATTAGCAAGACCATGCCTCAGGTGCTTGAGCAAAGAGGAAGCAGAAACAGTACTGCAGGATGTACACGGCGGGGAATACGGAAACCATGCTGGAGGACGGAGTCTGTCTAACAAAATCTTGAGACAGGGGtatttctggcccaccatgcgcgCAGATGCCGTAAATCATGCCAAACGCTGTGAGTCATGTCAAAAGGCGGCTCCAGcaatccaccagccagcagaaccaatgcatccgattatctctccatggccattcatgatgtggggcatggacatagtaggtaaGCTGCCCAGGGCTCCAGGAAACAGAGTGTATATGCTAGTTATGATTGATTACTTCTCAAAGTGGACTGAAGCAGAGGCAATGACAGAGGTAAAAGAACGACAGGTGATCTCTTTTATCAAGCGCAACATCATAAGCAGATTTGGGATACCATCTGAAATCATATGCGACAATGGATCCCAGTTCATATCAGATAACACTGAGGGCTTCTGTGCATGATGGAACATAACACTGAGAAAGTCAACCCCCAGATATCCgcaaaccaacggccaagccgagtccagcaacaaaatcattgtGGAGAACCTCAGAAAACGGCTGGAAGAGTTGGGGGGAAAATGGGCAGATGAACTACCGTTAGTACTCTGGTCAGACAGAACAACACCGAAAATGGCAACAGGCCAAACTCCATTTAGCCTCGTATACGGAGCAGAGGCAGTGATACCCTCAGAAGTTCTGGTACCCATGCACAGATACGGCTGTCAGACGGTAGAGCAAAACAAGGTCGAAATGGCTAGGAGCCTGGATACAATTGATGAGTTGCGAGAAAGCGCCTACATACGTATGGCGTCGTACAAACAATCTGTAGCAAGGACATATAACAAAAATGTCAAGATCAGGACCCTTGAAGTGGGGGACCTCGTACTCAGAAGGGTATTCGAAAATACCAAGAACCACAAAGCAGGCAAgtttgcctacaaatgggaaAGGCCATATCAGGTCGAAAGCATTGTCAAGAATGGGGCATACAGGTTAATGACCATGCACGGTCAAATCCTGGATAAACACTGGAACATTCGTCACTTGAAAcggtactttgtctgacaaagtgccaaaaatttagtgtacaaaggacctttcgaaagtccgtgaagcaaaaaaaaaaaaaaaggggaggGGGTTAGTATATGCTCTAGGTATTGGTGTGTTTCAGAAAacttttttccttttgttttctctagtttttctttttcttaaaaTCAAATAGAGTCGTTTTTAAACCAAGTAGTCCAGgctgtggcttcctggatccaggtgttgccctggaacaccatgagatagcaccaggtaatTTGCACTACTTTGGACTTTATAATGCTTCTACGAAGAAAGGCTTTGGTACTGATGTTGGTTAGTTGTcagataaggaacactttgagggtccagcccctgccatgtgaggctgtgaagacgtttatcttaagtcaagccacatggggagcatacgccgaggtagcgcgcagggtacggcatactaagaccacccataccttaacgttaaTCTCAGTAATTCCATAGCTATGTCGTAGAGCAAAAGGTGCACGCACGGAATTTCAAATgtctggaaccacaaggaacgcaacattccttgttaTTCGTAAAACTTGATCAATGAAGGTATGCTCCAGTCAGCTAATCCTAGtgataagatattttacgtcatgggtaaaatatgttATCAAAAACCTGTCACCAGGAACAAGGGCTTTGCACCTGGAACCAGGTCAGCTTCCTGGATACACCTATGTGGAATCGCAGCTCCAGAAATCAATGGCAAAAAACGCAAGTATAACAAAATAAGGGCCTAAAACCTGGGCCCAGAACTACTTTAAGTTAAGGCACCTACTACCTTTAGCAGGCGCCATTAGAGTTTAAAGCCTGCATACCAACAGGCACAAAATgaaccaaaataaaaaaaaacgaaaaagagttTTTTACAAACTTGCACCACACATGGCCAAGTCCCCAGACAACTTAAAAtttaagagaggtcaatcctctcgACAACTGCATCCTGACCAGTGCTCTGCTCCCCGTGCTCCATTTGCTTCTCTGTTGCAGGTACCTGAACAGCCTCAGGAGTTGCAGTAGCACCATCACCAGTCTCCCCCGCCAGGATCTCCTCTACTATTCTAGAGATAGCCCCAGAGATATCCATGGCAGTAAAATCAGGCTCAGCCTCAGCTTCAGGAGGGAACAGGGTGCTCAGATCCATGCCATTGGGAAATGCACGGGTAAACTCGGCCAGCTCCTCCTCCAGGTTCCAGGATGTGTGCCTCCCCTAATTGTAAGCACGGATGCAGTCAATCCGCCCCTCAAAAGCAGTGTAGGCTCCCACGTTTTTGGCCAGCTCAGCCATCTCTTCAGCACGGGCCTCTGCCTTTGTCAGCCCAGAAGTCAGCACGCAGTTAGCCTCCTGCGTCCTCGCTAGCTGGTCTTTGACTGCCTCCTTCTCCTTTTTGGCCGCATGGAGCTGCTCCCTTAATTTGGCACAGGTAGCTGTAAGCTCCTTGTTCTTCCCTACGGAAGCCAGACACTCAGTCTTGGCCTTCTGCAACATCTTGCGAAGGTAGAGGGATGATTGGAGAGCCTGCAATGAAGAAAACCGTTAGTCAAGGAAGCACAGGGGCAGAAAGAGTAAGGGGCCAGTAAAAGACGACTCACAAGGAAGCAATGTTCAGCAGCCAGGTCAGTCATCTCCTGGGGGGCAGTCGAATCGAATGCCCTGGAGCAAGCCGGAGTCAGGAGCCTCTCCAATGCAGGCCAGTAGTTGGCATGATCAGCATCCCCAAAGTTAGCAGGGAGGCGCAGCAGCAGCTCATCAGCATGGATAGGGGACCCAGGGGCACGCGATATTGGAGTCACTTCAATAGGTTCAGGAGCAGGCCGTGAGGTGGATCTCTTTCTTGAGGAAGGAGGAGAGGTAAAGGAGTCGACAGTTATTTTCCTAGCTTGACGCATCAGGATCTCAGAAGCAGAGGGTCTAGCACTTCCTACAGAGGCACCAGGACGCAAGAGATCAGAATAGAAAACCAATGGGTAAGGAAGCTTCTAAAAGAATTAAAAGATGATATTTACCAGAAGACATAGTTTCCTCAGTGGCAGAATCGTCTAAACCTGAGAGCAGGAGGGGAAACAGTCTACGGTCTTCAGGAATGGAGAAAAGCTTGGCAACAGAGATTGCTTCGTCTTCAGATTTTCTAGGGTTCTTGAGTTCTGCATCAAATTAAAGAGTAAGAACAGTGAGCGACAGGGGCCAATCAAAAATAGACATGCAAATACACTTACTCTTGGCAAAAACCCAGTGCTCGAACAAGTAATCAGCGTGGATGGGAAGAGATTCAAGCTTGACATAGAAGAAATCCTCGTACCACCCATCGTCCTTCCCTTTAGCCGCCGACTGAAGGAAGTTTTCAGTCTTCTCCACGGCCCTGAAGGTGTATTGACCATTCCCCAATGACCGACACTCAAACCTATGGGCCAGATCTGACAGTCCAATCTCGGCGCCCAGACTGTTGTTCAAAGCAACAGTAGACAAGAGGATCCTCCATGCATAAGGGGCAATTTGGGCCATGGGAAGAGAGTTTAGGCGGATGAACTCTTGGATTATTAGGGGGAAGAGAAATTTAAGACCAAGGACGAAAGGGTAAGTATACAAGCAGATCCACCCCGCATGAAAGGCGTCTGCTTTCTGACCGGGTTTGGGGATGAGGatcaccacatcgtcacctaggCCAAGCAAAGCTTTGATCTTAGGGCTGTCCTCTTGGGTTAGGTGAGAATCACCAGAATGTGGTCTTTTGAGGACTCCCTGCGAAGGGAAGTCGTCGTACTCTATAAGGTCAATGGTGGCAGATGAAGATGACGTGAGACGGGTTTTGGCCATGACAAGTAAGGAGAGAGAAGAAAGAGTACCTGAAAAGACGGGAGGAGGCGGCGCTGACAGTGAAATGACGGTGAAAAGAAGGGTTTGGGGAGacggaaatttgaagattttgaggaaatgaaatgatgatgaaagagaaaGAAAGGGACGGGTGAGATTAAATAGGAGAGGGTAGTTGGGGTTTTGAAAAATGTGAATTGAAATGGAGTATGCGAGAAGGCACTCAACGATACACTGCAATTTCccgctcaaataattagggttgcgCTTTCGcggaaaattgggggcaaactgttaggcccaaaatctggatatgggctaATCTGGGGCAGCAAGTCTGGAAGCATTGTGGGACGCAGGATATCAGGGAGCTAGGGTGACAGCATTAGCGAGCAGCACAGGACGTGGGCTTTGATCCGCATGGAAGAAGCATATGAGAGTCCTACCACTTACCATATCCAAGGAAGGAAAGTCCTATTCAGTgtcaaattaggaataacttggagggaaagcaagaaaccctagctAGCCGAGCTCTCCCTATATAAAGAGCTTCaacgcaaagaagaaagatcatCAGAAAATACAAGAAATATACCCTAGCATTCATAGCGAACACACGAACTGTATTTCCtcccgaattatagtgaaaatattggtgggattccgtctccccccgcggttgtttcccaaattgggttttccgcgtcaccaaaattgcttgtgttcttTATTTATACAACAAACAATCAAATCATAATACGGACCTAACGCTAAGGccgctttaaccctaaattggtagaaatttaccaaaacagcaatgaccaagcatcaaagtgaagacaatactagaaggcctatttaaataatgtagtagatgggcaatgatgagaagatccttgcatccccaacaaaatccttgaggattgttggaagaagaaaagaagaaaagaagaagaagccttgcTGAGCTACTATCCGGGCGTCTTGGCCACGGGACGAGCGTCCTAGCTGGCTACAATCCGAGAGTCCCGTAGCCAGTCCGCTCGTCCTAGccctctacaatccgagcgtctcatgcctCAGGCTACTAGGATTCCTTCACAGTGCAAGCCGTCTCCTCCTCAgtccactcgggatgcgcatattcctTGAAGACTAGCAAAagggagatgagcatctccttcgagaggagcacttcctcaacttttcttaagggtcttaatcgtcatttaagccgttagtaaccctaatttatgtacctaatccttagtataaataccccattgtactaattaaattatcatgttcttcttatgcaatcttaatctcattttaatcttgtaatcaacctttaattaagcattaatacaaatctcgtttccttaatttatctattgttcatcatttattttgggtaattgaagattatttgggtattattgggagattgaaaaccttccatcaatcatcaagtacttctattattctttgcttattattttggaatcatcattaggtataattctcttaacccttgttttaattattgttaatcatttccattcattcatcatattttgctttgttaatatgattgacaaccttgttagcatgttaaacttgataatgagtgagtagtctcttagctagggttaatggggaattaggggaaaccaacatgggggatgattcatgcttaatctaatatgttcacataatttatttgcttgcttgttgtgatctcaacttatgcacatgttatgtttgatgaaatatgagcctatgaatccttacattttttacccatcacttacctattcaatgagacttgtaagacataaaccagctcgagtctcattagaccatgcatatagttgagtagggaggattaagtcgacttttaggtgttgtacaatctaatcgattcggctccgggacccaaaccttcctaggattgtaagatataaaccaactcgatcctattataacaataattgcttgcttataatttaagaatatgtttgtatgatcaatttccatgaatcccctatgaacccatgacaccctagtgcttttaatcaattgtttacatctcattttaatcatcttgcttatttatttacatagctatttagtttagtgatcttcttatctcaacccaaatcgtgacacccttagacaccactacttgcaatcgaaaatcctacatcaatacccgtcccttgggatccgacctttacttacctctttactaatagtagagtagtttgtgaagttataaatattattttggtctaggtgctcctaacgacaagtaaccggaAACGATAGTCCGACCAGAGACAAcatcaggtacttcacatcgctcTGGTAGAATGTCTTATTTTCAGACTTCTATAAAATGCGTCACTCTGGACTCTAATATCTATGGTACATTGAAAGTGTTGCTaccaggactgtcaactgcaaacGCGGGGTGATAAGGCACAtagcactccaacatgcctaacttAAATTCTCCagtaggagcaccctcaccaggcagCTTGTGGAACAAACGAAAAGGAGCCTGGCTGACAGCTTAAAGCTCATCCAGCTACCCTGGATACCACCCCTAAAACGTAGCTCGTAATACCGATTACTTGACGCAATCAATCATggcccagcatgcatgcacaaacATATGGAGCGCAGGGATAtctgagctaccagaatcctgcaacgttccattggtcctagaatgacgataaacttgcctaaggtacgcccctgttggctttaaacatgatgaacacaccttgcgtcatgaacaaggttaagtagtcagaatgtggcatacgcctaaatcagtcattggactgacacggtagctagctgagtctaaatcagtCTTTTTAGGCTtacacgactggtctaaatcgGCCTCATAGGTTGACACGACCACTTCACCCAAAgcgcggcatatgcctaaatcagtcattagactgacacgacagctagctgagtctaactCAGCCTCAACAAGCTGACACGACtagcctaaatcagccagcaggctgacacggcagcttccTAAGCTAAGtgcataaataaaaaaaatgcaaCATAAGTTGTGACATAAACAAAACTTGCTGAATCTaggcaaggggcatttcaaaatatggccaaaacaCGGCCCTAAGTTCAGTCAACTGCCACCACGGCGGGAAAACGCAAAGAACAAAatgtttaaaaaaattattacAAGTCTGCACCACACAGGGTCAGACTACCGTTAAAGGAAATAAAATTTTTAATTGGAGGCCAGATCAATGACCTCTCTTTCTGGCACCTCATCTGCCTTCTCCTGCTGACCTCCAATTTCAGGTACAGGACCAGGTTACACGCCCTCAGTACCAGCGGCCTTTAGAGCTCCCTCAGCCATGGCAGCCTCCTGAATGGAACCAGCCTCCTCGACAGCTGTCTGCTCCATCagcgcaggagaattcacctcgccaacttcaggcatcaacACACTCAAGTCAGGCTAAACCAGGTAAAGAGTCGCCAGCTGCCTTTCTTCCTCCTCAATAACCTGTAGGGTTGGAGGCTCATCAAGTGCAGCACGCTTCCCGCTGATCTTACctcgccaggtagcataggcaatgATATTGGTGGCAAGGGTGATAAGCTCACTGATCTTTTCATTAGAGCTCTTAAGGGAGTCAGCAAAAGTACTGCACACTTCCTGGGTGCGCGCCAGCTGGTAAGCTCCCTCCTTCAATTTCTTCTTGGCACCAGCAAGTTCAGCTTTCAGCTCCACCACACGTCCCCCCAGATCAGAGCGTTGCTGCTCCAAGACAGCAATGGTCCCAGACAGCTCTTGGTTCGTGGCATTGGTAGCTCGACTAGTGGTCTGCACCACGTTGATCATATTTCTATTATAAAGAGCTGACTGGAAGGCCTGTAGTCAGGAAAGGAAGGGTTAACAGGTTTGACATAAACCAATTCAGAGCAGGTAGTAGAAGAAGAATGCtcaccatgaaggcgttgtgcacatCATTCTCTGCCATCTCTTCCGGCGAGAATTATGAGAAGACTTCCACTAGATGAGGGAAGAAGATTTGGTCGATCTCAGGCCAGTATGGCACCTTATCTACGTTTCCAAAACCTTCAGGGAAGTGAGCAATGATGCCACCACTGGCAGCAGCAGCAGGACTAGTAGGTGGAGTAGGAGGATGGCGAGGTAGCAGGCTAACTTCCAAAGGCTCAGGACGAGTGGTGCTGGAATGGGTAGGAGGAGACTGGAAGGAAGCAGCAGGGGCACTTCTTTTGGACGCAGAAGCTACGTCAGGGCTCGCAGCAAccctctttcttttagcactctaGAAGATAGCCTCCAGAGGGTCAACTTTGGAACCTGCAATCGGCAATATGTCAGGTATAACAGGAATACCAGATAAAACAACAAGATATCAGACATCAGAGATAGCTAGCACGATAATGCAAAGTAAagtaccagaagacatactgtgagtTGATTGTTGAGGGTTGGAAGAGGAGGCAGGCGTAAAACCAGGTAGCAAATCAGGAAACTTTCTCTCAAACAGGAGATGCAAAACAATTTGTTGTGGGCAGACGTCGGGTCACCTAGACGAGTTAGGTTGCATGGGCCTGCATAGAAGCAAAATGTAAGCCGGTAAGCATTGGAGAAACAAAACAGGCGTCAGGGGAGCTACTTACTCGAGGTTATGACCCAGTCTTCAAAAATCTAGTCAATAGGCGGCTGAATGGATGCCTTCCTCTGGTAGAAGaaatcctcaaaccatttctcatctctAGATTTTGACACATGCTTGAAAGGAGACTCGCCGCGGCCGTGAAAAGAGAACTAACCTCTTCCCAAAGGCCGGATCTCATACATATGAGCCAGCTCACCCAGGGAGATAGTGCTGCTGGTATTCTGGCTGGCTGACAGAGAGTAGAGGAGAACACTCCAGATGTTGGCCGAAATTTGggccatggcgaaattgttggttCGAAGGAAATCTTGCATGAGTTTGGGGAAGGGGAAACGAAGACCATATCTGAAAGGGTAGAGGTAGAGGCAAACCCATCCTACACGGACGGCGTCCGCCTTTTGGCCCGGCTTAGGGATGGCGATATCGACCCCGTCGCCAAGACCAAGCAACTCTTTGATTAAAGGGATATCAGTGGTGGTCCGGGAGGAGTTACAGTCATGGGGGCATGGACAAAAAGGTTGCAAGAAGCAAAGGTGGGATCTGGGTTTTGATCGGTCGGAGTAGAGGTCGAGGTGGAATGGCGAACTTTAACCATGATCAAAGAAAGGAAGgaaaattaaagaaagattacaagaaAAGGGGAAGTACCTGGAAAAACGGAGTGACGGGGAGATGACGGAGTCCGGCAAGAAAgcagaagggagaagaaggattTTAGAGAGGAGGAGGGGTTTTAATTTCGAAATGAATGAGAGAAGAAAGTGGGTGGTAGGTGTTATAAAGAtggagagagggagtagggtaCGAGAAATGAGGAGAAAGAGTAGGGGTAATGATAAGTGCTTGGGAAGATGTGCCAAAGATGGCGCGAGGTTTTAAAAACTCAGTAATTCCTTATTCAACACCTCAAGACGTATCTCACAAGAaattaggggcaaactgtttggacTAAAATCCGCATATTAACCTAATAGGGAACATGCCCATCTGGTTTGGTTTAGCAAATTGGGTCGAGAAAGCTTAGAAGTTACAGAAGGCCCACGACTAGGAGAAGCCCGCGCGTTGTGGAATCGTCAGGGAGActtcagggagatcagggagaatagaGTATAAGGAGGCGTTTATGGAAAGAAGCATGGTAAGACTAATATTTCTTACCATAAGCGGAGTAGGAcacatctagggttcttaccctataaatagccaaagagACAAGGAAGAAGATTCATTGAAgaactatcatacaaacataacGCAATGTACTAGCTAGATCATTATGTCGTCTCCTTTGTACTCGTTCACATATTAAAAGCTAGTGCACTCATTGGAAGGGTACCatcccttcccgcggtcgtttcccacattgggttttccgcgtcaccaaatctcttgtgtTAACCTTTATTTCCGTCTCTAATTTCCTTATTCGATATTAACATAAATATTCCACCAACGtacaacgagtaagaccacattgaccttgtttaacctaattcggtagaaaattaccaaaacatCCGACACAATTTCATAATACAAGAAGCATTTGTTTTTCATGTAATGGAACTTGTCACTAGCATATTGGAACGCAGCATCAATGAAAACATAGGAATTTCCATGCCAATCGACATGGTTGATCACGCTTTAACATATTCAAATCTAACTCAAAAAGTCATATTATTTACACTTTCCATTATATTCTAATTTCTACATGCACAtgtataaaacaataaaatttcaaattttatcaAATAAGGATTAGTAGAGAAGGAAAAATATCTTACCTTGGTGTAAATTATGTTAATGTCTAATGATATCATGCGACTAATTTTGCAAGAAATTTGCTTATAATAGCTTGAGTTACCATGGTGGGGATTGAATATGGGAGAGAAAATTTGGAGGAGTTTACTGGGCTTTTGGGAGGAAGAAGGAAAGTGGTCAAAGAAGAGGGTGATGAAATATGTTTTTTGGTGCATTTGTCGGAAGTCTCAagtttttttaccaatttatcgCCTTTGCAATTATTTTTACCAATTTGCCATGTATGTCTTagtttttttttaccaatttgatTGTTTTGCCAGATACGGAGTACACAATTAGAGTATTAAAGGCACATCCTCCCGCCTCTTTTGTAAACAATGGAGTTTGACCATAGGAAAGTACGTAAGAGTTCAGTGTGGCAGTGTGGGTGCAAGACTGTAAGCTTATACAAGGGTAGGCAGATAATTAAAAGAGGTAAAGATTTGATTTAGTCAATAAAATTACTTATTTGCTTTAAACGCGAGTAATAGAGTTTAATCTGCAAtgtcgtatatatatatatatatgcctcCAATATATTTACTACATGCTCCCTCTATTTTCCTATTTTCACTCCATTTGCTTTTTGGAGGTTAAAGTTTCCGAACTTTAACCGTCAATAAGTTGGATAATAAAAATTATTTATTTACAAAACTAAAACATTTACAATTAATATCAAGAAATCTTTCATGAAAAAAAAATCACGAAAAAAAACAACATATAGACATCGAGAAATACAGTCAAAGTGACATCTTGAAGACCGCAATAAAGCAAATGAGGTGAAAAtaggaaaatggagggagtacattttacatttgatatatatatatat from Silene latifolia isolate original U9 population chromosome 3, ASM4854445v1, whole genome shotgun sequence harbors:
- the LOC141649521 gene encoding uncharacterized protein LOC141649521, whose translation is MATGQTPFSLVYGAEAVIPSEVLVPMHRYGCQTVEQNKVEMARSLDTIDELRESAYIRMASYKQSVARTYNKNVKIRTLEVGDLVLRRVFENTKNHKAGKFAYKWERPYQVESIVKNGAYRLMTMHGQILDKHWNIRHLKRYFV